One genomic segment of Planctomycetia bacterium includes these proteins:
- a CDS encoding NPCBM/NEW2 domain-containing protein, which yields VKILDMGLARFEDGGDGLTATEQVMGTVDYMSPEQASDTKHADARADIYSLGCTLWYLLTAKKLYDADSMISRLMKHRDAPLPSLLKERDDAPWPLEQALHKMLAKRPQDRTQTMPDVIAALAPYGGEAPSGSGSSSGLGSGTGHNADMASFMQSMGTSGTNTSAVSASQAKSATKGEVEATEQFSAHDAGTAPKGEALNKGASNSSTRLSKNQAKGSGQRLKLIVAGTLGGMLLLAGIVIKMRDNGGAAVAVVPQTLLPAGPVSTLLPPGEGGRRPDEGRTVSGLTVAQSLDSPDYEWSEPENLGPTINGPTDERAMSLTADQLRIYYDSPSGRSEATRSSSAVPFNKPSKSSGLGESFLSGDGLSMVGITADGSNKYCLKELHRATLDAKWQWDNPRNLCAPAETPEHERHVTMSADGLTLIFTVYNPATGHDVWISRRTSRDGSFGLAEKLGPFVNTQGGTESVGILLGDNQTIVFRRSGVWHFTFTSSAGTKSSLALRSNPFSNDDVWFAPDGRTAYFAADRAGGFGGLDIWVTRLVPKGSAKPKTAPSADQGKVVFLDDLPEKSWSGYGSLGKHGKQLNNAQITWQGSKVEHSLFTATIAPLNLAHVEYEIFGRYDMLRAETFLLRVPVGGPQTFRVLGDGKVLWTSAPQSEPFNVAEAAVNVRNVQLLRLEVSGVPSYSNPLWLNARLIAAP from the coding sequence CGTCAAGATTCTCGATATGGGCCTGGCCCGTTTCGAAGACGGCGGCGACGGCCTCACGGCGACCGAGCAAGTGATGGGGACGGTCGATTACATGAGCCCCGAGCAAGCGTCGGACACGAAGCACGCCGACGCGCGGGCCGACATCTATTCGCTCGGCTGCACGCTCTGGTACCTGCTCACGGCGAAGAAGCTGTACGACGCCGACTCGATGATCTCGCGCTTGATGAAACATCGCGACGCGCCGCTGCCGTCGCTCCTGAAGGAGCGCGACGATGCGCCGTGGCCGCTCGAGCAAGCGCTGCACAAGATGCTCGCCAAGCGCCCGCAAGACCGGACGCAAACGATGCCCGACGTGATCGCGGCGCTCGCCCCCTACGGCGGCGAAGCACCCTCCGGCAGCGGCTCCTCGAGCGGCCTCGGCTCCGGCACCGGACACAACGCCGACATGGCCTCGTTCATGCAATCGATGGGAACGAGCGGCACTAACACATCAGCCGTTTCGGCCTCGCAGGCGAAGTCGGCGACGAAGGGAGAAGTCGAAGCCACCGAGCAGTTCAGCGCACACGACGCCGGTACAGCTCCGAAAGGCGAAGCCCTCAACAAGGGAGCATCGAATAGTTCGACACGCTTGTCGAAGAACCAAGCGAAAGGTTCCGGTCAACGCTTGAAACTAATCGTCGCCGGCACGCTCGGCGGCATGCTGCTCCTGGCAGGCATCGTCATCAAAATGCGCGACAACGGCGGAGCGGCCGTCGCAGTCGTTCCGCAAACACTTCTCCCTGCGGGACCTGTATCAACGCTTCTCCCTCCGGGAGAAGGTGGCCGAAGGCCGGATGAGGGGCGCACCGTCTCAGGGCTCACAGTGGCACAATCGCTCGATTCGCCCGACTACGAATGGTCAGAACCGGAAAACCTCGGGCCGACGATCAACGGCCCGACGGACGAGAGGGCGATGTCGCTCACCGCCGATCAATTGCGTATTTACTACGACAGCCCCAGCGGACGCAGCGAGGCGACCCGTTCGTCGTCGGCGGTTCCGTTTAATAAGCCGAGCAAATCCAGCGGCCTCGGCGAGTCGTTCCTCAGCGGCGACGGACTTTCGATGGTCGGCATTACGGCGGACGGCTCCAATAAATATTGCCTCAAGGAACTTCATCGCGCGACGCTCGACGCGAAGTGGCAATGGGACAACCCACGCAATCTCTGTGCGCCGGCCGAAACTCCGGAACACGAGCGTCACGTGACGATGTCGGCCGACGGCCTCACCTTGATTTTTACGGTCTACAATCCCGCGACCGGACACGACGTTTGGATCAGCCGTCGAACGTCGCGAGACGGTTCGTTCGGTCTTGCGGAGAAGCTCGGCCCGTTCGTTAACACCCAGGGTGGGACGGAATCCGTCGGCATACTGCTCGGCGATAATCAGACCATCGTGTTTCGCCGCAGCGGTGTGTGGCACTTCACCTTCACTAGCTCGGCAGGAACAAAATCGTCGTTGGCGCTGCGCTCGAATCCCTTTTCGAACGATGATGTTTGGTTCGCTCCCGATGGGCGCACGGCCTACTTCGCCGCCGATCGCGCCGGCGGCTTCGGTGGTCTCGACATTTGGGTCACGCGCCTTGTGCCGAAGGGCTCGGCCAAACCGAAGACCGCGCCCTCCGCCGACCAAGGCAAAGTCGTGTTTCTCGACGACTTGCCGGAGAAGTCGTGGAGCGGTTACGGATCGCTCGGTAAACACGGCAAACAACTCAACAATGCCCAGATCACCTGGCAAGGGTCCAAAGTCGAGCATTCGCTTTTTACCGCTACGATCGCGCCGCTCAATCTGGCCCATGTCGAATACGAAATCTTCGGCCGCTACGACATGCTTCGGGCCGAAACGTTTTTATTGCGTGTGCCTGTGGGCGGCCCACAGACGTTTCGTGTTCTCGGCGACGGGAAGGTGCTGTGGACTTCCGCCCCTCAATCCGAACCGTTCAACGTGGCCGAAGCAGCCGTGAACGTCCGGAATGTTCAATTACTCCGCCTAGAAGTTTCGGGCGTGCCGAGTTATTCGAACCCCTTGTGGCTAAATGCTCGCTTAATTGCCGCCCCGTAA
- a CDS encoding TIGR03067 domain-containing protein, giving the protein MLLSKLFIVPFLAAVVPCLLLPKRVHDLGMENLDGDWRIVSLQARGNQTDPNAMAHVVYRIKGNKCLYMSGGAVLNEFKWTRDETLRPFTLDIEYTGDNPNSKQQYAGGVKAVYRMVDGKLERNYAEPGKPRPTDFRSTLENGHTLIMLERVK; this is encoded by the coding sequence ATGTTGTTGTCTAAGCTGTTCATCGTTCCGTTCCTAGCGGCCGTGGTTCCGTGCTTGTTGCTGCCGAAGCGCGTGCATGATCTCGGCATGGAGAACCTCGACGGCGACTGGCGGATCGTGAGCTTGCAAGCCCGCGGCAACCAAACCGATCCGAACGCCATGGCGCACGTCGTCTATCGGATCAAGGGGAACAAGTGCCTCTATATGAGCGGTGGCGCGGTCTTAAACGAATTCAAATGGACCCGCGACGAAACGCTTCGGCCGTTCACGCTCGACATCGAATACACCGGCGATAACCCCAACTCGAAGCAGCAGTACGCCGGCGGCGTGAAGGCCGTCTATCGCATGGTCGACGGCAAGCTGGAACGCAACTACGCCGAGCCGGGGAAGCCTCGCCCGACCGACTTCCGCTCGACCTTGGAAAACGGCCACACGCTGATCATGCTCGAAAGGGTGAAGTAG
- a CDS encoding TonB-dependent receptor: MSYGLAKFLSDSLPAIRVAGLVAALAVASPTARAQPLDSNAATGPSQRTFPEGPGTIVEGALAPGVGSQGSATPSNTVLTTPNLTPTTLATTGSSVTVITAEQIQQKGQVNVAEVLRGVPGLDVVRAGTPGGITSVFIRGAASQETKVLIDGVPANDTISPGGGYDFANLSVDNIERIEVLRGPQSVLYGSDALGGVISIITKKGQGAANGKVSVLGGSFSTMNSAANAGGSSGPIYYSVAGSYFDTNGFSAASSRLPGNVEKDGFQLGTLSTRTGWQPSENVNLDFTFRYNQGNVDTDKGGGAFKDDPNDSNTIQQAVAGVRLKTTSEAGWYEQQLSYYVSDIKRGNRVFPNAPEPYYTNALYRGNIQQVNWRNTFHVLDTERLGNSVTVGAAYQSETGSNSTDALFSSGPYVASFPKTSLDDGAVFGENQLRLNENWYTTVGVRSDHYNVYGAHDTYRCTSLYRVPGTNTGIHGTLGTGFRAPTIYQRFAPGGFGNPALVPETSKGWDVGIEQPMFDGQLVPNVTYFRNDFNNYIDFSLNTYQYYNVTQFRSSGVEFSTLFVLSDVSTLTTSYTYTDTLAPSTAIPPPIGTGAQLLRRPRNKFGVTYNRKFWNGRANWNVNGIYVGARDDAIFDEVNFGPDIRVRLADYVVVNTALSYDVSQSLQVIGRIDNLFNENYEELYGYGVAPVSAYAGASLRF, translated from the coding sequence ATGTCCTACGGTCTAGCCAAATTTCTCAGCGACTCGCTGCCGGCGATCCGAGTCGCCGGCCTCGTCGCCGCTCTCGCGGTCGCCTCGCCGACGGCTCGGGCCCAACCGCTCGACTCGAACGCAGCGACCGGCCCATCGCAACGGACGTTTCCGGAAGGGCCCGGCACGATCGTCGAAGGTGCGCTGGCACCCGGCGTCGGTTCGCAAGGGTCGGCCACGCCGAGCAATACCGTCTTAACGACACCGAACCTGACGCCGACCACACTCGCTACTACAGGTAGCTCGGTCACGGTAATCACCGCCGAGCAAATCCAACAGAAGGGGCAAGTCAACGTCGCGGAAGTGTTGCGCGGCGTGCCGGGGCTCGATGTCGTGCGCGCCGGTACTCCCGGCGGCATAACGAGCGTGTTTATTCGAGGTGCCGCGAGCCAAGAGACGAAGGTGCTCATCGACGGCGTGCCGGCGAACGATACGATCTCCCCAGGGGGCGGTTACGACTTTGCGAATCTCTCGGTCGACAACATCGAGCGGATCGAAGTCTTGCGCGGACCGCAGAGCGTGCTCTATGGAAGCGACGCGCTCGGCGGCGTCATCAGCATTATCACGAAGAAGGGGCAGGGAGCGGCGAACGGGAAAGTCAGCGTGTTGGGGGGGAGCTTTTCGACGATGAACTCGGCGGCGAACGCCGGCGGCTCGAGCGGACCGATTTACTATTCCGTCGCCGGTTCGTACTTCGACACCAACGGCTTCTCGGCCGCGAGTAGTCGGTTGCCCGGCAACGTCGAGAAGGACGGCTTTCAACTCGGCACGCTGTCGACCCGCACCGGTTGGCAACCCAGCGAGAACGTGAACCTCGACTTCACGTTTCGCTACAACCAAGGGAACGTCGATACCGACAAAGGGGGTGGAGCGTTCAAAGACGATCCGAACGACTCGAACACGATCCAGCAAGCGGTCGCGGGAGTTCGCCTTAAGACCACGAGCGAAGCGGGCTGGTACGAGCAACAGCTTTCGTATTATGTGAGCGATATCAAACGAGGAAATCGCGTGTTTCCGAACGCACCGGAACCTTATTATACGAATGCTCTGTATCGTGGAAACATTCAGCAGGTGAATTGGCGCAATACATTTCACGTGCTCGATACCGAGCGCTTAGGAAACAGCGTGACGGTCGGCGCGGCATATCAATCGGAAACCGGTTCTAATAGTACCGATGCTCTTTTCTCGTCCGGACCTTACGTCGCTTCCTTTCCCAAGACCTCGCTCGACGACGGGGCGGTGTTCGGCGAGAACCAACTGCGATTGAACGAGAACTGGTATACGACCGTCGGCGTGCGCAGCGACCACTACAACGTCTATGGAGCGCACGATACTTATCGCTGCACTTCTTTGTATCGTGTGCCCGGCACCAACACCGGCATCCACGGCACGCTCGGCACCGGCTTTCGTGCCCCGACGATTTATCAGCGGTTCGCTCCCGGCGGTTTCGGGAATCCGGCTCTGGTTCCGGAGACCAGTAAGGGTTGGGATGTCGGCATCGAGCAACCGATGTTCGACGGGCAATTGGTGCCGAACGTGACTTACTTCCGGAACGATTTCAACAATTACATCGACTTCAGCCTGAACACCTATCAGTACTACAACGTCACTCAATTCCGATCATCGGGCGTAGAATTCTCGACCCTCTTCGTCTTGAGCGACGTTTCCACACTCACGACTTCGTATACCTATACCGATACGCTTGCTCCTAGCACTGCGATTCCGCCGCCGATCGGCACCGGCGCTCAGTTGCTTCGTCGGCCGCGCAATAAGTTCGGTGTGACCTACAATCGCAAGTTCTGGAACGGCCGAGCGAACTGGAACGTCAACGGGATTTATGTCGGGGCTCGCGACGATGCGATCTTCGACGAGGTTAACTTCGGCCCTGATATTCGCGTTCGCCTGGCCGACTACGTGGTCGTCAATACGGCGCTGTCGTACGACGTTTCGCAAAGCTTGCAAGTCATCGGGCGGATCGACAATCTTTTCAACGAGAACTACGAAGAGCTTTACGGCTACGGGGTAGCACCGGTTTCGGCTTATGCCGGGGCGTCGTTGCGTTTCTAA
- a CDS encoding MEKHLA domain-containing protein: MPAADHEANSGLVWKQPSLVAHAQVLLESYRRLLGSELIERSGDALDEAERLFHTPCVVVSHGTEPDPILNYGNLTALTLWETDFAALTQMPSRLTAEPLEREERARLLARTAEQGFVDDYRGIRISRTGQRFLIERAIIWNLQDTAGIPVGQAATFARWLLL; encoded by the coding sequence ATGCCTGCCGCCGACCACGAAGCAAATTCGGGACTGGTTTGGAAGCAACCGTCGCTGGTTGCGCACGCTCAGGTGTTGCTTGAGAGTTACCGCCGGCTGCTAGGAAGCGAACTCATCGAGCGGAGCGGCGACGCGCTGGACGAAGCCGAGCGGTTGTTTCATACTCCATGCGTCGTCGTGTCGCATGGGACGGAGCCGGACCCGATTCTCAACTACGGCAATCTTACGGCGTTGACGCTGTGGGAGACCGATTTCGCTGCGCTCACGCAGATGCCGAGTCGCTTGACTGCCGAACCGCTGGAACGGGAAGAGCGGGCCCGACTGCTGGCGCGCACCGCCGAGCAAGGGTTCGTGGACGATTACCGCGGCATCCGCATCTCGCGCACCGGCCAGAGGTTTCTGATCGAGCGCGCGATCATCTGGAACCTTCAAGACACAGCCGGCATACCGGTCGGCCAAGCGGCGACGTTCGCGCGTTGGCTGCTTCTCTGA
- the tmk gene encoding dTMP kinase: MHASSHSPGRLIVVEGIDGAGKSTQVRRLAEALRQAGKSVVASREPTDGPWGRKLRASAESQRMSLADELHAFIEDRKEHVAQVIRPALEQGTVVLLDRYYFSTMAYQGARGADVQRIRRENEAIAPRPDLVLLVDFDPQIALTRIRESRGDVPNEFEQLDQLRAIRKIFLDTAHLDPTFRIIDGSGSPDAVFRQLWCAVDALFAAASEQP, translated from the coding sequence ATGCATGCGTCGTCTCATTCGCCGGGCCGCCTGATCGTCGTCGAGGGAATCGACGGGGCGGGCAAGTCGACCCAAGTCCGACGCCTTGCCGAAGCCCTCCGGCAAGCCGGAAAAAGCGTCGTCGCTTCGCGCGAGCCGACCGACGGCCCTTGGGGACGCAAGCTCCGTGCCTCGGCCGAATCGCAACGGATGAGCCTCGCCGATGAGTTGCATGCGTTTATCGAAGATCGCAAAGAGCATGTCGCGCAAGTTATCCGACCTGCCTTAGAGCAGGGGACCGTCGTGCTGCTCGACCGCTACTACTTTTCGACGATGGCTTATCAAGGCGCACGGGGAGCCGACGTCCAGCGTATCCGTCGCGAGAACGAAGCGATCGCTCCTCGGCCCGACTTGGTCTTGCTCGTCGACTTCGATCCGCAGATCGCGCTCACACGGATTCGCGAATCGCGCGGCGATGTGCCGAACGAGTTCGAGCAACTCGATCAACTCCGCGCGATCCGCAAAATCTTTCTCGATACCGCGCACCTCGATCCGACGTTTCGCATCATCGACGGCAGCGGCTCGCCGGATGCCGTCTTTCGGCAGCTTTGGTGTGCCGTCGACGCGTTGTTTGCGGCAGCGAGCGAGCAACCGTAA
- a CDS encoding transglutaminase-like domain-containing protein, producing the protein MPMEQIPSLHELAFLTEAELACFDIAEVHLRCAEGLPGTEKLDIPDCLAQLDRCAELVREETTKLRPHFEKSPERFDNSENVFRAMALSEVVKDQFKIKIDLTLNDLKPEEAFKKPEHYFMHGLLNEREGMCLPVSVLYAAVGRRLGYPLKLVRTTEHMFVRWDAAERFNVECAIEGYESFPDSYYLDWPKKLTPAEAGRFGFLASMTATQELASFLFHRGGCLTVAQNLNDGIKCMLWAHGLTPDDPAHIGSAMQLMHGWRIGLSASTPVWFPDVQIQWPTKRRFRNLPVKMEHEFIRLDIVSKILKEQFEGAGASVGTKFAELPDRILVHCE; encoded by the coding sequence ATGCCGATGGAACAGATTCCTTCGCTGCATGAGTTGGCTTTCCTGACGGAAGCGGAACTCGCGTGCTTCGATATCGCGGAAGTTCATTTGCGCTGCGCCGAGGGCTTGCCAGGAACGGAAAAGCTCGACATTCCGGATTGTCTTGCGCAGCTCGACCGCTGTGCGGAACTCGTCCGCGAAGAAACGACGAAACTGCGGCCTCACTTTGAGAAGAGTCCCGAAAGGTTCGACAACTCGGAGAATGTCTTTCGAGCGATGGCTCTTTCGGAGGTTGTGAAGGACCAATTCAAGATCAAGATCGACCTCACCCTGAACGACCTCAAGCCCGAAGAAGCGTTCAAGAAGCCGGAACATTATTTCATGCACGGCCTTCTGAACGAACGGGAAGGAATGTGCCTGCCGGTTAGTGTTCTTTACGCGGCGGTCGGCCGACGGCTCGGTTATCCGCTCAAGCTCGTGCGGACCACGGAGCATATGTTCGTCCGTTGGGATGCCGCAGAGCGATTCAACGTCGAATGCGCGATTGAGGGCTACGAGAGCTTTCCGGATTCTTACTACTTGGACTGGCCGAAAAAACTGACTCCGGCCGAAGCCGGACGATTCGGCTTTTTGGCCTCCATGACCGCCACGCAAGAACTGGCTTCCTTTCTTTTTCATCGCGGAGGATGCTTGACCGTCGCCCAAAACTTGAACGACGGCATCAAGTGCATGCTTTGGGCGCATGGTTTAACGCCCGACGATCCCGCGCACATCGGCTCCGCGATGCAGCTAATGCACGGTTGGAGGATCGGCTTGAGTGCCTCGACGCCGGTCTGGTTCCCGGACGTTCAAATCCAATGGCCGACGAAACGGCGGTTCCGGAACTTACCGGTCAAGATGGAGCACGAGTTCATTCGGCTCGACATCGTGAGCAAAATCTTGAAGGAGCAGTTCGAGGGTGCCGGAGCATCCGTCGGCACCAAGTTTGCCGAGTTGCCGGATCGCATCCTCGTCCATTGCGAATAG
- a CDS encoding trigger factor, with product MGSSSPKDHPAFGFTDLHGFKDFVSMVTVCAPDLFMPYDWLGPDEQLNLGLAFDGLRYGLYLASQEKGESMLLSQSRSLVEEAFTLYQAGQDHAGQLKLEEVEKLIAKLPSR from the coding sequence ATGGGCTCGTCTTCCCCTAAAGATCATCCGGCATTTGGTTTTACCGATTTGCACGGATTCAAAGACTTCGTATCGATGGTGACCGTATGCGCACCCGATTTATTCATGCCGTACGATTGGCTCGGTCCGGATGAGCAACTGAACTTGGGCCTCGCTTTTGACGGTCTACGATACGGCTTGTATCTCGCCTCGCAAGAGAAAGGAGAATCCATGCTCCTTTCTCAAAGCCGATCGCTAGTTGAAGAGGCGTTTACGCTATATCAGGCGGGCCAAGACCATGCGGGGCAACTCAAGCTCGAAGAAGTGGAAAAGCTCATTGCCAAGCTCCCCTCAAGGTAA
- a CDS encoding acetyl ornithine aminotransferase family protein yields the protein MHTSAILKAPHIVVPPPGPKAWAWIERDDQVISQSYTRAYPLVAARGHGCTIEDVDGNLFLDFTAGIAVTATGHAHPDVVAAIADQASKLVHMSGTDFYYAPEIELAERLAALAPGEGAKRVFFCNSGAEAIEAALKLARHRTGRQRVISCYGAFHGRTYGAMSLGASKAIHRHGFGPLLGAVHHIHFDCERAEIEEQFATVCPADEVAAIFVEPIQGEGGYRVPSARFLPMLREVCDRHGILLVVDEVQSGIGRTGRMFAVEHFGVVPDIVCIAKGIASGMPLGAIVTKAEIMNWPPGSHASTFGGNPISCRAALATLDLVEGSFMQNAAERGEQLAVGLRRLAADPATGLAAPRGIGLMQAIDVTAAEGSPATRRHEIIQSAFKRGLLLLGCGKTALRICPALCVTAEETETMLDLLHDVCRHVPGA from the coding sequence ATGCATACCAGCGCCATCTTGAAAGCTCCGCACATCGTCGTGCCGCCGCCGGGCCCGAAGGCTTGGGCTTGGATCGAGCGCGACGACCAGGTGATTTCGCAGTCGTATACGCGGGCCTATCCGTTGGTCGCCGCGCGCGGGCACGGCTGCACGATCGAAGACGTCGACGGAAATCTGTTTCTCGATTTCACCGCCGGGATCGCCGTCACGGCGACCGGCCATGCGCATCCCGATGTCGTGGCGGCGATCGCCGATCAGGCGTCGAAGCTGGTGCATATGTCGGGGACCGATTTCTATTATGCCCCCGAGATCGAGCTCGCCGAGCGTTTGGCGGCGCTCGCTCCCGGCGAAGGGGCGAAGCGCGTCTTCTTTTGCAACAGCGGTGCCGAGGCGATCGAAGCGGCGCTCAAGCTTGCGCGACATCGCACAGGTCGGCAGCGGGTCATCTCTTGCTACGGAGCGTTTCACGGTCGGACCTACGGCGCGATGTCGCTCGGAGCTTCGAAGGCGATCCATCGACATGGCTTCGGCCCGCTGCTCGGTGCCGTTCATCACATCCATTTCGATTGCGAACGAGCGGAAATCGAAGAACAATTCGCGACGGTCTGTCCGGCGGATGAAGTCGCCGCGATCTTCGTCGAGCCGATTCAAGGGGAAGGGGGCTATCGCGTGCCGTCGGCGCGGTTCTTGCCGATGTTGCGAGAAGTTTGCGATCGGCACGGCATTCTATTGGTCGTGGATGAGGTGCAGTCAGGCATCGGGCGGACGGGCCGGATGTTTGCGGTCGAGCATTTCGGCGTCGTGCCGGATATCGTTTGCATTGCGAAAGGGATTGCGAGCGGGATGCCGCTGGGGGCGATCGTGACGAAGGCCGAGATCATGAATTGGCCGCCGGGAAGCCATGCTTCGACGTTCGGCGGCAATCCGATCAGTTGCCGCGCGGCTCTCGCCACGCTCGACTTGGTCGAGGGCTCATTTATGCAAAACGCGGCCGAACGAGGAGAGCAACTCGCCGTCGGCTTGCGCCGGCTGGCCGCCGATCCGGCGACCGGCTTAGCAGCCCCTCGCGGCATCGGGCTGATGCAGGCGATCGACGTCACGGCTGCGGAAGGATCGCCGGCGACACGACGGCATGAGATCATTCAGAGCGCATTCAAGCGCGGCCTGCTGCTGCTCGGCTGCGGCAAGACGGCGCTGCGCATTTGTCCGGCGCTGTGCGTAACGGCGGAGGAAACGGAAACGATGCTCGACCTGCTGCACGATGTTTGTCGGCACGTGCCGGGAGCATGA
- a CDS encoding aldehyde dehydrogenase family protein — protein MFVDGRWSNGNAMLENRNPARKEEVLGHFPRGTREDAAAAVAAARRAFPAWRRTSRIKRGEMFDRLATLIARDRESLAKTLARESGKILDEARAEVVEGLHMVQYVCGTARQAIGDCVASEITGKDLYVRRKPRGVVAVITPWNFPFAVPLWMLAPSLLEGNTTVFKPSEETPEIGERLTALCEEAGFPAGTINLVQGLGEEVGDALARHDDVDVVCFTGSYDVGSHIRKLAAESDHKTCACEMGSKSAVIVCEDARLDLAVPAALLSAFKTTGQRCVSAGRVLVHRKLLERFERELCERAAQLKFADPFTAGAFAGPLINRAAAEKVLRYNELAKAEKAVVLFDGSRVAEAEEGGNFVGPFIYRQAYGPTVRTIREEVFGPHLAVIPFDDDAEAIHIYNDTRYGLSMAVVTEDYRRWRLFRDECDYGMGYVNLPCIGAEVHLPFGGVKRSGNGQPSAAGLIDSVTHKTSFTVNHELGITMAQGMSAGSATNATSPAPTDTKARH, from the coding sequence ATGTTCGTCGATGGCCGTTGGTCGAACGGAAATGCGATGCTGGAGAATCGCAATCCGGCGCGCAAGGAGGAAGTGCTCGGGCACTTCCCGCGCGGCACTCGCGAAGACGCCGCCGCTGCGGTCGCGGCGGCCCGGCGCGCGTTCCCCGCTTGGCGGCGCACGAGCCGTATCAAGCGCGGAGAAATGTTCGATCGCTTGGCGACGCTGATCGCCCGCGATCGCGAATCGCTCGCGAAAACGTTGGCCCGCGAGAGCGGCAAGATTCTCGATGAGGCGCGCGCCGAGGTCGTCGAAGGTTTGCATATGGTGCAATACGTTTGCGGCACGGCCCGGCAGGCGATCGGCGATTGCGTCGCTTCGGAGATCACGGGGAAGGATCTGTACGTGCGTCGCAAACCGCGCGGGGTCGTCGCGGTGATTACGCCGTGGAACTTTCCGTTCGCCGTTCCGCTGTGGATGCTCGCGCCGAGTTTGTTGGAAGGGAACACGACCGTCTTCAAGCCGTCGGAAGAGACGCCCGAGATCGGCGAGCGACTTACGGCGCTCTGCGAAGAGGCCGGCTTTCCGGCCGGCACGATCAACCTCGTGCAGGGGCTCGGCGAAGAGGTCGGCGATGCGCTGGCCCGGCACGATGACGTAGACGTCGTCTGCTTCACCGGCAGCTACGACGTCGGCTCGCACATTCGCAAGCTCGCGGCCGAGAGCGACCATAAGACCTGCGCTTGCGAGATGGGCTCGAAGAGCGCCGTGATCGTGTGTGAAGACGCGCGGCTCGATCTGGCCGTGCCTGCCGCACTGCTCAGCGCGTTTAAGACGACCGGGCAGCGCTGCGTTTCGGCAGGGCGCGTGCTGGTGCATCGCAAGTTGCTCGAGCGGTTCGAGCGCGAGCTTTGCGAGCGGGCCGCGCAGTTGAAGTTCGCCGATCCGTTTACGGCCGGCGCGTTCGCCGGTCCGCTGATCAATCGAGCCGCGGCGGAAAAAGTGCTGCGCTACAACGAACTCGCGAAAGCCGAGAAAGCGGTCGTGTTGTTCGACGGCAGCCGGGTCGCCGAGGCCGAAGAAGGGGGCAACTTCGTCGGGCCGTTTATCTATCGCCAAGCCTATGGACCGACGGTCCGCACGATCCGGGAAGAGGTTTTCGGCCCGCATCTGGCGGTCATTCCGTTCGACGACGACGCCGAAGCGATTCACATCTACAACGATACTCGTTACGGATTGTCGATGGCCGTCGTCACGGAAGACTATCGCCGGTGGCGACTATTCCGTGATGAGTGCGACTACGGCATGGGCTACGTCAACCTGCCGTGCATCGGCGCCGAGGTGCATCTGCCGTTCGGCGGCGTGAAGCGCAGCGGCAACGGTCAGCCCTCGGCTGCGGGGCTCATCGATTCGGTCACGCATAAGACCTCGTTCACGGTGAATCACGAATTGGGCATCACGATGGCGCAAGGAATGAGCGCCGGCTCCGCAACGAACGCAACTTCGCCGGCGCCGACCGACACGAAAGCGAGGCACTAA